In a single window of the Planctomycetia bacterium genome:
- a CDS encoding sigma-70 family RNA polymerase sigma factor, whose translation MRDAAEGRRAMQDKSDETLLRELGQGHGRALEELARRYERQLLGVAMGMMGGRRDLARDAVQESWVRVIRFAAGFNGQCQAKTWLYQIVMNQCRSLHTAIAGRREKTSDASCEGSSIESTRSVEDDAIRSERAFTLRDAVGRLADEKREVILLCYHEGLTHEEAADVLGIPIGTVKSRLHAALEALRAMLSLEMDR comes from the coding sequence ATGCGGGACGCAGCCGAGGGCCGCCGGGCAATGCAAGACAAGAGCGACGAAACACTGCTTCGGGAGCTTGGTCAGGGCCACGGCCGGGCGCTGGAGGAGCTGGCGCGCCGTTACGAAAGACAACTGCTCGGCGTTGCGATGGGAATGATGGGCGGCCGCCGTGACCTTGCCAGAGACGCGGTTCAGGAGTCGTGGGTCCGCGTGATTCGTTTCGCCGCAGGCTTCAACGGTCAATGCCAGGCGAAGACATGGCTGTACCAGATCGTGATGAATCAATGCCGGAGCCTGCACACCGCCATCGCGGGGCGTCGGGAAAAAACGTCGGACGCGTCATGCGAAGGGAGCTCGATTGAGTCAACGCGGAGCGTCGAAGACGACGCCATAAGGAGCGAGCGAGCGTTTACCTTGCGAGATGCGGTCGGCAGGCTCGCCGACGAAAAGCGAGAAGTGATTCTGCTCTGCTACCACGAAGGGCTGACGCATGAGGAGGCGGCGGACGTCCTTGGAATTCCGATTGGCACGGTGAAGTCCCGACTCCACGCGGCGCTTGAGGCACTGCGAGCAATGCTGTCCCTGGAGATGGACCGATGA